From Candidatus Pedobacter colombiensis, one genomic window encodes:
- a CDS encoding FecR domain-containing protein — protein METTNVKHFQYLLQLYADHQISKDEYDQLLAYIRQNGITEEMHEVLDNDWNSLPTDFPISAAYTEKLYSRLVNDLKIVKISEVPQEAKRLQLWRKVAVAVSIILVVGLGAVFYAHHNLSDDKLSDSLDIVAGKNAATLTLANGKKIALSDAKNGVVIDLDKLSYDDGTAVLTSGKQLPIKDTPAEPGGDKNITLATPKGGKYQITLPDGTKVWLNAASSISYSMALNERGAVRKVALSGEAYFEVAKDKKHPFIVTTDKQEIEVLGTHFNINAYQDEGGVMTTLLEGSVKVRTVKSPHESGGIPKGRVGSEVESVIVLKPGEQSTVSGYNQMKVKEVNIADAIAWKNGLFTFNNANMETVMRQISRWYNVEVEYEDESLRRKLLDGSVSRYGNIAGILNAITQTGAARFKIDCRKIIVIKH, from the coding sequence ATGGAAACCACAAACGTTAAGCATTTTCAGTATCTATTGCAGCTTTATGCAGATCATCAGATCAGCAAAGACGAATATGATCAGCTTTTAGCTTATATCCGTCAAAATGGTATAACTGAGGAAATGCATGAAGTATTGGATAATGATTGGAATTCACTTCCAACAGATTTTCCAATTTCAGCAGCATATACTGAAAAGTTGTACTCACGACTAGTTAACGACTTAAAGATTGTTAAAATATCAGAGGTGCCACAAGAAGCGAAACGTTTGCAATTATGGAGGAAAGTTGCAGTAGCAGTATCAATTATTTTAGTTGTAGGGCTTGGGGCAGTGTTTTATGCACATCATAACTTATCAGATGATAAACTGTCTGATAGCCTTGATATCGTTGCAGGTAAAAATGCGGCAACGCTAACACTTGCCAATGGCAAAAAGATAGCCTTAAGTGATGCGAAAAATGGGGTAGTGATTGACTTAGATAAATTGAGTTATGATGACGGTACAGCAGTTTTAACCTCTGGTAAGCAGCTCCCAATAAAGGATACTCCTGCTGAGCCAGGAGGAGATAAGAATATAACATTAGCAACCCCGAAAGGAGGAAAATATCAAATTACACTACCCGATGGAACAAAAGTATGGCTCAATGCTGCTTCGAGTATATCTTATAGTATGGCGCTTAATGAGCGTGGTGCTGTTCGTAAGGTTGCTCTTAGTGGCGAGGCATACTTTGAGGTAGCTAAAGATAAAAAACATCCTTTCATTGTTACCACAGATAAGCAGGAAATAGAGGTGTTGGGCACGCATTTTAATATAAACGCCTATCAGGATGAGGGAGGGGTGATGACAACGCTATTAGAGGGCTCAGTAAAAGTTAGAACAGTTAAGTCCCCTCATGAATCAGGAGGGATACCCAAGGGGAGAGTTGGTAGTGAGGTTGAATCCGTTATTGTTCTTAAGCCTGGGGAACAGTCAACTGTAAGTGGATATAATCAAATGAAAGTAAAAGAAGTCAATATTGCCGATGCAATTGCATGGAAAAATGGTCTGTTTACTTTTAATAATGCTAATATGGAAACTGTGATGCGCCAAATTTCGCGCTGGTATAATGTAGAGGTGGAGTACGAAGATGAAAGCTTAAGGCGTAAACTATTGGATGGCTCTGTATCACGTTATGGAAATATTGCAGGAATATTGAATGCAATCACGCAAACAGGAGCAGCCAGATTTAAAATAGATTGTCGTAAAATTATTGTAATAAAACATTAA
- a CDS encoding TlpA disulfide reductase family protein: MKNKKFLLLIAIVFMISSLKAQSYSFNIKGTVDSTIVDLFKNKSILIKLYDPVKNLLGEEEITVLLDSKRRFNINVKSASALTYASFELVNEGNNKYMLGVSLPLTFPARLHRTKEYYLFENGDDITMDVWPNGYLSFSGKGSQKLNCQFDIYNIEGGSKGVLRRYIELINAKDNDKAFKLNDDDLSLMTKLRLKLLESYKGEFSESIYNRIYLDAIGNARLWGLIERTNLIGLGRDEAALSALRNLNKIRSAQELELPVDSNFIPHSAYYPEYIFEKEWNIQRLRAKEAATGDSFVVMYDVLRQKYQGALRDQLLMICISKLNRFFSAEIQSSLGLVMKSITDPAYKKTLIAWQKKQNEVFPFELQDTAGHIRKLSDYKGKLVIVDFWFSGCGFCEILNKTMETIIKKYENNKNIVFLTISSDSDKKRWLTSISTGLYTSPGTINLYTNGLGLGHPIIKHYGFYSAPQQLIIDKDGMLITAHPPRPDGGVDYMKKFTQIIDKYLKGLN; encoded by the coding sequence ATGAAAAATAAAAAATTTTTACTGCTCATTGCAATTGTTTTCATGATCAGCTCATTGAAAGCGCAAAGCTATAGCTTTAACATTAAAGGTACTGTCGATTCCACTATAGTTGACTTATTTAAGAATAAAAGTATCCTGATCAAGCTCTACGATCCGGTAAAAAATTTGCTGGGAGAGGAAGAGATCACTGTTTTATTGGATTCAAAAAGAAGATTCAATATAAATGTGAAGTCTGCCTCAGCATTAACTTATGCTTCATTTGAGCTTGTAAATGAAGGGAATAACAAATATATGCTAGGTGTTTCGCTGCCATTGACCTTTCCAGCAAGGCTTCACCGCACAAAAGAATATTACTTGTTTGAAAATGGTGATGATATTACTATGGATGTTTGGCCGAATGGGTATCTTAGTTTTTCTGGAAAAGGCTCACAAAAATTAAACTGCCAATTCGATATTTATAATATTGAAGGGGGATCAAAAGGTGTACTGCGTAGATATATTGAACTAATAAATGCTAAAGACAATGATAAAGCATTTAAATTAAATGATGATGATTTAAGTTTAATGACAAAATTACGTTTAAAGCTATTGGAAAGCTATAAGGGTGAATTTAGTGAATCGATATACAATAGAATTTACTTAGATGCGATTGGCAACGCTCGTTTATGGGGATTAATTGAAAGGACTAATTTAATAGGATTGGGTCGTGATGAAGCTGCATTGTCCGCGTTAAGAAATTTAAATAAAATTCGTTCTGCTCAAGAACTAGAATTGCCTGTTGATTCGAATTTTATACCTCATTCTGCATATTATCCAGAATATATCTTTGAAAAAGAATGGAACATACAGCGGTTGCGCGCTAAGGAAGCAGCTACTGGAGATTCATTTGTAGTGATGTATGATGTTTTACGACAAAAATATCAGGGTGCCTTAAGAGATCAATTACTAATGATATGTATCAGTAAATTGAATCGTTTCTTTTCAGCTGAAATTCAATCGAGTTTAGGATTAGTTATGAAATCCATAACTGACCCTGCTTATAAAAAAACATTGATCGCCTGGCAAAAGAAACAAAATGAAGTTTTTCCATTTGAACTACAAGATACAGCGGGTCATATTCGTAAATTAAGTGATTATAAAGGTAAATTAGTCATCGTAGATTTTTGGTTCAGCGGATGTGGCTTTTGTGAGATATTAAATAAGACGATGGAAACGATCATTAAAAAGTACGAAAACAATAAAAATATCGTCTTTTTAACCATCTCATCTGACAGCGACAAAAAGAGATGGTTAACAAGTATCTCAACGGGCTTGTATACCTCTCCAGGTACAATTAATTTATATACGAATGGACTAGGATTGGGACACCCAATTATAAAACATTATGGTTTTTATAGTGCTCCACAACAATTAATCATTGATAAAGATGGAATGTTAATTACAGCACACCCCCCTCGTCCAGATGGGGGGGTAGATTATATGAAAAAATTTACTCAAATCATTGATAAGTATCTTAAGGGTTTAAATTAA
- a CDS encoding TlpA disulfide reductase family protein yields MKINTNLYMHHYKKFLLLIAIVFMISSLKAQSYSFNIKGKLDSTIVNYFNNKSIQIKLYDPAKNLLGGEVITVLLDSKRRFNINVKSASALTYASFELVNEGNNKNALGVSLPLTFPARLHDAKEYYLFENGDDITVDVGEQGYLLFSGKGAEKLNCQFDIYNIEGGSKGIVKRWGKLINAKDYDKAFKLNAEEVSLMIKLRLKLLESYKGEFSESIYNRIYLDAIGNARLWGLSEKSGLVLYARNEAALSALRNLNKMRADQELELTVDSNFIPHSAYYPAYIFEKEWNIQRLRAKEAVTGDSFVVMYDVLQQKYHGALRDQLLMICISKLNRYFSAEIQSSLGLVMKSITDPAYKKTLIAWQKKQNEVFPFELQDTAGNIRKLSDYKGKLVIVDFWFTGCGYCEILNKTMETIIKKYENNKNIVFLTISSDSDKKRWLTSVSTGLYTSPGTINLYTNGLGLGHPIIKHYGFYSAPQQLIIDKDGMLITAHPLRPDMSLEAMKNFTQIIDKYLSKVPR; encoded by the coding sequence ATGAAAATAAATACAAACCTATATATGCATCACTATAAAAAATTTTTACTGCTCATCGCAATTGTTTTCATGATCAGCTCATTGAAAGCGCAAAGCTATAGTTTTAACATTAAAGGTAAGCTCGATTCCACTATAGTTAACTATTTTAATAACAAAAGTATTCAGATTAAGCTCTACGATCCGGCGAAAAATTTGCTGGGAGGGGAAGTGATCACTGTTTTATTGGATTCAAAAAGAAGATTCAATATAAATGTGAAGTCTGCTTCAGCATTAACTTATGCTTCATTTGAGCTTGTAAATGAAGGGAATAACAAAAATGCGCTAGGTGTCTCGCTGCCATTGACCTTTCCAGCGAGGCTTCACGACGCAAAAGAATATTACTTGTTTGAAAATGGTGATGATATTACTGTGGATGTTGGAGAGCAGGGGTATCTTCTTTTTTCTGGAAAAGGCGCAGAAAAATTAAACTGCCAATTCGATATTTATAATATTGAAGGGGGATCAAAAGGTATAGTGAAGAGATGGGGTAAACTAATAAATGCTAAAGACTATGATAAAGCATTTAAATTAAATGCTGAGGAGGTAAGTTTAATGATAAAATTACGTTTAAAGTTATTGGAAAGCTATAAGGGTGAATTTAGTGAATCGATATACAATAGAATTTACTTAGATGCGATTGGCAACGCTCGTTTATGGGGATTAAGTGAAAAAAGTGGCTTAGTATTATATGCTCGTAATGAAGCTGCATTGTCCGCGTTAAGAAATTTAAATAAAATGCGTGCTGATCAAGAGCTAGAATTGACTGTTGATTCAAATTTTATACCTCATTCTGCATATTATCCAGCGTATATCTTTGAAAAAGAATGGAACATACAGCGGTTACGCGCTAAGGAAGCAGTTACTGGAGATTCATTTGTAGTGATGTATGATGTTTTACAACAAAAATATCACGGTGCCTTAAGAGATCAATTACTAATGATATGTATCAGTAAATTGAATCGTTATTTTTCAGCTGAAATTCAATCGAGTTTAGGATTAGTGATGAAATCCATAACTGACCCTGCTTATAAAAAAACACTGATCGCCTGGCAAAAGAAACAAAATGAAGTCTTTCCATTCGAACTACAAGATACAGCAGGTAACATTCGTAAATTAAGTGATTATAAAGGTAAATTGGTCATTGTTGATTTTTGGTTCACCGGATGTGGGTATTGTGAGATATTAAATAAGACGATGGAAACGATCATTAAAAAGTACGAAAACAATAAAAATATTGTCTTTTTAACCATTTCATCTGACAGCGACAAAAAGAGATGGTTAACAAGTGTCTCAACGGGCTTGTATACCTCTCCAGGTACAATTAATTTATATACGAATGGACTAGGATTGGGACACCCAATTATAAAACATTATGGTTTTTATAGTGCTCCACAACAATTAATCATTGATAAAGATGGCATGTTAATTACAGCACACCCCCTTCGTCCAGATATGAGTTTAGAGGCTATGAAAAATTTTACTCAAATCATTGATAAGTATCTTAGTAAGGTCCCGAGATAG
- a CDS encoding SusC/RagA family TonB-linked outer membrane protein — protein sequence MRVNLVILILISSLLQVSASSFGQKISYAKKGVTLREVFKEISIQTGYNVLYAPEKVKATQRINVDFKEKDLIVVLQTICADEQFVFTIDEKNVIIKPAEKSLFDKLSGLFAGIDVSGRVLDENNAPLVGAIVKVKGTTRAVLTDNKGEFTLKKVDDKAILVISFVGYETKEIKAAEASNSIKLLSSSDKLDEVQIVSTGYQDIPKERATGSFTTIDNKTINRSVSTNILDRLDGVTSGLLFTRGYSGEASNNPKISIHGRSTIFAGAEPLIVVNGFPYDGTIDQINPADVEDINILKDAAASSIWGSRSGNGVIVITTKSGHNNQKLKIEASSTLTITDKQDLYYPAQLSAAQFIDLEQYLFSQGLFTYNFSNPYNVVSAGVEIFNQRLNNKITSADSAAKIDALKSYDIRADLNRYMYRPRVQQQYQLNLSGGTENYRYYMSGGYNKNLESSVSAHNERLTLNLNNTYGLFNNRLELSGDVNIASIKTHTNTVPYTPYTPYDRLVDENGNSLAVVKDYRMSYVDTAGNGKLLDWHFRPLDELFPNQEAIVDQYRLKVGANFKIIAGLSMSTNYMSLNEYTNTETLSGVDSYAARNLINLYSSISGNNLNRVIPLGGLLSKSNNVLKSQSFRSQLNYHKIIANDHEITAILGYEGSDSRSNVAGQAYYGYDAETLTNANGTIDPLKLYPLYYGQGAGSINTAPSLTRGIDINQSYYINASYGYKGRYMVSGSARRDESNIFGVKTNQKGVPLWSTGLAWILDREKFYHLEWLPALKLRLTYGYNGNVDKTVSAYSTAAVSSPNSPNINGDIYAELVNPPNPSLRWERVKTWNLGFDFSFKHRIVTGNIDFYQKNAFDLIGNNPIAMQSGIFQFRGNGPSLQTKGIDVQLNSRNLTGALLWTSTFLFNFNTDRVTKYDVKQRSNAGILIYNGQNPLVGYPYNAIFSFPSAGLDAAGAPQGYLNGAVSKDYGKINSLLDPSQLIFHGSATPKYFGSLINTFNYKNFELTFNIIYKFDYYFRRVGVFTGSNYGSASGLNYNLTDYNQRWQKPGDELLTHIPALNYPGVAGLDQFFNYSEDLVEKGDHIRLQDFRLSYNLAKHNFNKLPFKSANVFFYGQNLGVLWRQNRFHIDPDLSSNSSPQPFSGSLGINLTL from the coding sequence ATGCGAGTTAATCTTGTCATACTTATATTAATCAGTAGTCTACTACAGGTATCTGCCAGTAGTTTTGGACAAAAAATTTCGTATGCAAAAAAAGGAGTAACACTTCGTGAAGTTTTCAAAGAAATTTCTATACAAACAGGTTATAATGTACTATATGCACCCGAAAAAGTAAAGGCTACTCAGCGGATTAATGTCGATTTTAAGGAAAAGGATTTAATCGTAGTTCTTCAAACAATATGTGCTGATGAACAGTTTGTATTTACCATAGACGAAAAAAATGTCATCATCAAACCAGCAGAAAAAAGTCTTTTTGATAAGCTTAGCGGCCTTTTTGCGGGAATTGATGTTTCTGGCCGTGTGCTTGATGAAAATAATGCACCATTGGTGGGGGCCATTGTAAAAGTCAAAGGAACGACCAGGGCTGTACTGACGGATAATAAGGGGGAGTTTACCTTGAAAAAAGTTGATGATAAAGCGATTCTGGTGATTTCCTTTGTGGGGTATGAAACTAAAGAAATCAAAGCTGCTGAAGCCTCTAATTCTATAAAATTACTATCGAGCAGTGATAAGCTGGATGAAGTACAAATTGTAAGTACGGGTTATCAAGATATTCCTAAGGAGCGGGCTACGGGAAGTTTTACCACCATCGACAATAAAACGATAAACCGTAGTGTTTCTACCAATATTCTAGATCGGTTGGATGGGGTAACGAGTGGGCTCTTGTTTACGCGTGGTTATTCAGGTGAAGCCAGCAACAACCCTAAAATTTCTATACATGGTCGGAGTACTATATTTGCAGGGGCCGAACCCTTAATCGTTGTCAACGGTTTTCCTTATGATGGTACAATTGATCAAATTAATCCAGCTGATGTAGAGGATATTAATATTTTGAAAGATGCTGCAGCCTCTTCTATTTGGGGCAGTAGATCTGGAAACGGGGTGATTGTGATTACCACAAAAAGCGGGCATAACAATCAAAAACTTAAAATTGAAGCCTCCTCTACCTTAACGATAACGGATAAGCAAGATTTGTATTACCCAGCTCAATTGTCCGCTGCTCAATTTATTGATTTGGAACAATACCTTTTTTCCCAAGGTCTTTTTACCTACAATTTTAGTAACCCATATAATGTAGTGTCAGCAGGGGTGGAGATCTTTAATCAAAGGTTAAATAATAAAATTACCAGTGCAGATTCGGCGGCTAAAATTGATGCTTTGAAAAGTTACGACATCAGAGCCGATCTAAACCGGTATATGTATAGACCCAGGGTACAGCAACAATATCAACTCAATTTAAGTGGTGGAACAGAAAATTATAGGTATTACATGTCCGGAGGATACAATAAGAATCTGGAAAGCAGTGTGTCTGCTCATAATGAGCGGCTCACCTTAAATCTTAACAATACCTATGGTTTATTTAACAATCGATTAGAATTATCAGGAGATGTGAATATTGCCTCAATTAAAACCCATACGAATACAGTTCCTTATACGCCTTATACGCCTTACGATCGCCTGGTTGATGAAAATGGGAATTCATTAGCTGTAGTTAAAGATTATCGGATGTCGTATGTAGATACCGCAGGCAATGGCAAATTATTAGATTGGCATTTTCGTCCCCTTGATGAATTATTTCCCAACCAGGAGGCCATAGTAGATCAATATCGACTAAAAGTCGGTGCAAATTTTAAAATTATAGCGGGTTTGTCCATGAGTACCAATTATATGAGTTTGAATGAATATACCAATACTGAAACGCTTAGTGGGGTGGATAGCTACGCTGCCAGAAATTTAATTAACCTATATTCTTCAATTTCTGGAAATAACTTGAACCGGGTGATCCCACTGGGAGGTCTTTTGAGTAAAAGTAACAATGTGCTCAAATCACAATCCTTTCGGTCCCAATTAAATTATCACAAAATAATAGCAAATGATCATGAAATCACTGCTATACTCGGCTATGAAGGAAGTGACAGCCGTTCAAATGTAGCTGGTCAGGCCTATTATGGTTATGATGCTGAAACATTAACCAATGCAAATGGGACTATAGATCCTTTAAAACTATATCCGCTTTATTATGGGCAAGGCGCTGGGTCTATTAATACAGCACCCAGTTTAACAAGAGGCATAGATATCAATCAATCCTACTATATCAATGCTTCATATGGTTATAAAGGCCGGTACATGGTGTCTGGAAGCGCAAGAAGGGACGAATCTAATATCTTTGGCGTAAAAACGAATCAAAAAGGTGTCCCTTTGTGGTCAACAGGCCTGGCATGGATCCTGGATAGAGAAAAATTTTATCATCTGGAATGGTTACCAGCATTGAAACTTCGTTTAACTTATGGCTATAATGGTAATGTGGATAAAACGGTATCCGCTTACTCCACTGCAGCAGTTTCTTCACCAAATTCACCAAATATCAATGGTGATATATATGCCGAGCTCGTAAATCCACCTAACCCCTCTTTAAGATGGGAGCGCGTGAAAACCTGGAATTTAGGATTCGACTTCAGCTTTAAGCATAGGATTGTTACTGGAAATATTGATTTTTATCAAAAAAATGCTTTCGATTTAATTGGGAATAACCCCATTGCCATGCAATCTGGCATTTTCCAATTTAGAGGTAATGGCCCTAGCCTACAAACAAAAGGAATTGATGTACAGTTGAATAGTCGGAATTTAACCGGGGCACTGCTTTGGACGAGTACATTTTTATTCAATTTTAATACCGATAGGGTGACCAAATATGATGTAAAACAAAGGTCAAATGCGGGTATACTCATCTACAACGGTCAAAATCCTTTAGTGGGCTATCCTTACAATGCAATTTTTAGCTTCCCCTCTGCCGGATTGGATGCTGCTGGTGCACCGCAAGGTTATTTGAATGGAGCGGTGAGTAAAGATTATGGTAAAATTAACAGTCTGCTTGATCCCAGTCAATTGATATTTCATGGTTCAGCTACTCCAAAATATTTTGGTAGTCTAATCAATACTTTTAATTATAAAAACTTTGAATTGACCTTCAATATCATTTACAAATTTGACTATTATTTTAGAAGAGTAGGTGTTTTTACTGGCAGTAATTATGGCTCTGCATCGGGGTTGAACTATAACTTAACAGACTACAATCAGCGTTGGCAAAAACCCGGTGACGAACTTTTGACACATATTCCAGCGCTAAATTATCCCGGGGTTGCTGGTCTGGATCAGTTCTTTAATTATTCAGAAGATCTTGTTGAAAAGGGGGATCACATTAGATTACAGGATTTTAGGTTGAGTTATAATTTAGCTAAGCATAATTTTAACAAATTACCATTTAAAAGCGCTAATGTATTTTTTTATGGCCAAAACCTGGGTGTTTTATGGAGACAAAATAGATTTCATATAGATCCCGATTTGTCATCTAATAGTTCACCTCAGCCTTTTAGTGGTTCCCTTGGCATTAACCTTACTTTATAA
- a CDS encoding RagB/SusD family nutrient uptake outer membrane protein, whose translation MIAIYMKKMMIILGIFALLGCKKKLDLKPDSRIIVPKSANDLQLILDNTGVMNVTPNIGHVSADEYFFSSLQAWQSTYSPVTRTASVWQKDIYAGVTQVGDWRRPYSTIYYANTVLDILATQDISNDNEKQILKGRALFARAYTYYNLVSIFSKAYDPLTASQDLGVPLKLNANIDEILQRGTLEQCYNQIILDAKASGDLLQQDIISNKRSRPSKVAAFALLARVYLSMGKFTEAEAYADKTLSLYSTLTDYNLISKTVNAALSFNSEEVIYFTYQYPDYFELGVGLRTTYGIVPELINLYNPSDLRLPIYFQKNTLGNYNIRSLYTGNSALFSGLATDEIYLIKAECLARRGETLQSMSYLNQLGIKRWDPKATSPSKPYENLTANTPEIALDKVLIERRKELVFRGIRWTDLKRLNVEGRNITITRKLNDQIFTLEPNSPRYVLPIPDDEVALSGVAQNVR comes from the coding sequence ATGATAGCTATATATATGAAAAAGATGATGATTATTCTAGGAATTTTCGCATTGCTAGGCTGTAAAAAAAAACTGGATCTGAAACCTGATAGTCGTATCATCGTACCAAAATCAGCAAATGATCTCCAATTAATTTTAGATAATACAGGTGTGATGAATGTGACCCCTAATATAGGGCATGTATCTGCTGATGAGTATTTTTTTTCCAGTTTACAGGCATGGCAGTCAACATATTCTCCTGTAACCAGAACTGCATCCGTTTGGCAAAAGGACATATATGCCGGAGTGACTCAAGTAGGTGATTGGAGAAGACCTTATAGTACAATTTACTATGCCAATACGGTGCTGGATATATTGGCTACCCAGGATATCAGCAACGACAATGAGAAGCAGATCCTTAAAGGACGGGCACTATTTGCAAGAGCTTATACTTATTATAATTTAGTTAGTATTTTTTCAAAAGCCTATGATCCATTAACCGCATCGCAAGATTTGGGCGTTCCCTTGAAATTAAATGCTAATATTGACGAAATTCTTCAGCGAGGCACGCTTGAACAATGCTATAACCAAATCATTTTAGATGCAAAAGCGTCTGGGGACTTGTTGCAACAGGACATCATTTCCAATAAAAGATCACGTCCCTCTAAAGTGGCAGCTTTTGCTTTACTGGCAAGAGTATACTTAAGTATGGGTAAATTTACGGAGGCAGAGGCCTATGCAGATAAGACCTTGTCCTTGTATTCAACATTGACAGATTACAATCTAATTAGTAAAACAGTTAATGCCGCATTATCCTTTAATAGTGAAGAGGTAATTTATTTTACCTATCAATATCCTGATTATTTTGAGCTTGGCGTTGGTTTAAGAACAACTTATGGAATCGTTCCCGAACTGATCAATCTATATAATCCCTCGGACTTAAGACTACCCATCTATTTTCAGAAAAATACTTTAGGTAATTACAATATTAGAAGTCTATACACTGGTAATAGCGCGCTTTTTTCAGGATTAGCCACAGATGAAATTTATTTAATTAAGGCCGAATGTCTGGCCAGACGAGGCGAAACGCTACAATCCATGAGTTATTTGAATCAATTGGGTATAAAACGATGGGATCCAAAGGCAACCAGTCCATCCAAACCTTATGAAAACCTGACCGCCAATACGCCTGAAATTGCGCTCGATAAAGTCTTGATTGAACGTAGGAAAGAACTTGTATTTCGCGGTATCAGATGGACAGATTTGAAAAGGTTAAATGTGGAGGGGCGGAATATTACCATCACCAGAAAATTAAACGATCAAATATTTACGTTGGAACCCAATAGTCCAAGATATGTACTGCCCATCCCAGACGATGAAGTGGCACTCAGTGGAGTAGCGCAAAACGTTAGATAA
- a CDS encoding RNA polymerase sigma-70 factor: protein MNAYKIHTDQELTTLLKQDSQAAFKQVFDSWHKKLFHFSLRYLNCREQAEEVVHDTLLSFWSNRQNIDIQYPIGSLLYTICKRLCLNRIREAARLKAAADALWANYLDISHSTEDALNLAELEVFTEKALQQLPKQQQLVFRMSRYEGLSHKEIADELQISKETVKKHSAEALKSLRIHFDAYGLLWFFMFYLYKH, encoded by the coding sequence ATGAATGCTTATAAAATACATACTGATCAAGAATTAACTACCTTGTTAAAACAGGATAGTCAAGCCGCTTTTAAACAAGTGTTTGATAGCTGGCATAAAAAGTTGTTTCATTTTAGCTTACGATACCTGAATTGTAGGGAGCAGGCTGAAGAGGTTGTTCATGATACTTTACTTAGCTTTTGGAGTAATAGGCAAAATATTGATATTCAATATCCAATAGGATCATTGTTGTACACGATTTGCAAAAGATTGTGTTTGAACAGAATTCGCGAAGCAGCCAGGTTAAAAGCAGCAGCCGATGCCTTATGGGCTAATTATCTGGACATTAGTCATAGCACTGAAGATGCGCTGAATTTAGCAGAGCTAGAAGTGTTTACAGAAAAAGCATTACAGCAATTACCCAAACAGCAGCAATTGGTTTTTAGAATGAGTAGGTATGAGGGCTTATCTCACAAGGAAATTGCAGATGAACTTCAAATCTCTAAAGAAACCGTAAAAAAGCACAGTGCAGAAGCTTTAAAATCGTTACGCATCCATTTTGATGCTTATGGTTTACTTTGGTTTTTTATGTTTTATTTGTATAAACATTAA
- a CDS encoding TlpA disulfide reductase family protein yields the protein MKSITDPAYKKTLIAWQKKQNEVFPFELQDASGNIRKLSDYKGKLVIVDFWFSGCGHCEELNKTMETIIKKYENNKNIVFLTISSDSDKKTWLKSVSTGLYTSPGTINLYTNGLGLGHPIIKHYGFYSAPQQLIIDKDGMLITAHPPRPDGGVDYMKNFTQIIDKYLNGLKL from the coding sequence ATGAAATCCATAACTGACCCTGCTTATAAAAAAACATTGATCGCCTGGCAAAAGAAACAAAATGAAGTCTTTCCATTTGAACTACAAGATGCATCAGGTAATATTCGTAAATTAAGTGATTATAAAGGTAAATTGGTCATTGTAGATTTTTGGTTCTCAGGATGTGGGCATTGTGAGGAATTAAATAAGACTATGGAAACGATCATTAAAAAGTACGAAAACAATAAAAATATTGTCTTTTTAACCATCTCATCTGACAGCGACAAAAAGACATGGTTAAAAAGTGTCTCAACGGGCTTGTATACCTCTCCAGGTACAATTAATTTATATACGAATGGACTAGGGTTGGGACACCCAATTATAAAACATTATGGTTTTTATAGTGCTCCACAACAATTAATCATTGATAAAGATGGAATGTTAATTACAGCACACCCCCCTCGCCCAGATGGGGGTGTAGATTATATGAAAAATTTTACTCAAATCATTGATAAGTACCTTAACGGTTTAAAATTATGA